In Chryseobacterium sp., the genomic window GGAAAAGACCGCATCAGAATTGGTAAGCTTCCAGGCAATGATCTTTCCTACGAAGAGAATAACTCCAAACGTGGCAATGATCTTTTGAAATCCTATTTTTTCCTTATGAGTATTTTTCTGGGTATTCATTAAGTTTGATAAAAAAAAGAATCTCAATTTGAGACTCTTTTTTATTTTGTTAGTTTATACTAAGTTGTTTGCTACAAGGTATTCTGCGATCTGTACTGCATTTGTTGCCGCTCCTTTCCTTAGATTATCTGCTACAATCCAGAGGTTAAGCGTTTTGGGCTGTGACAGATCCCGTCTTATCCTTCCGACGAAAACTTCGTCTTTTCCTTCGGAGTATAACGGCATCGGGTAATGGTTGTTCTTCACATCATCCATGACAATGACTCCCGGAGTTTCAGATAAGATCTTTCTTACTTCGTCCAATTCAAATTCGTTTTCAAATTCGATGTTTACACTTTCAGAGTGGCCTCCCTGAACAGGAACCCTTACCGCTGTCGCTGTTAGGTTGAAAGTATCGTCACCCAGAATTTTCTTAGGCTCTTTCATCAGTTTGATTTCTTCTTTTGTATAATCGTCATCTGCGAATACATCACAGTGCGGCAATGCATTTTTGAAGATCTGATAAGGATATACTTTTGCAATAGAATCATCTCCGCTGATTTCACCGTTTAGCTGGTCTACAGCAGCCTTACCTGTTCCTGTTACAGACTGGTAAGTAGAAACAATGACTCTCTTTAAATCATATTTCTTGTTCAATGGTCCAAGAACCATTACCAATTGAATGGTAGAACAATTCGGATTGGCAATAATTTTGTCTTTTTTCGTTAAAACATCTGCATTGATTTCAGGAACGACCAGTTTTTTATCAGGATCCATTCTCCAGGCTGAAGAATTGTCGATTACTGTTGTTCCTGCTTCTGCAAATAACGGAGCAAATTCAAGAGAAGTAGAACCTCCTGCAGAAAAGATTGCAATATCCGGTTTGGCAGCTATAGCGTCCTTCATGCTTACAATCGTAAATTCCTTCTGTTTATACTTCACCTTCTTACCTACAGATTTTTCGGAAGCTACCGGAATTAATTCTGTTACAGGGAAGTTCCTTTCTTCCAAAACTTTAAGCATAACTTGTCCAACCATTCCTGTTGAACCTACTACAGCTACTTTCATTGATTTAATTAAAATTTAAAGATTAAAATATTTATAAATTATAATACATTATGTATCATTTTATAATTCTATTTTATGCTCCAAAGACTTTTGTCCATGGAAATGCAAATGCAAATAAACCTACTGCGATCAATCCCATGATTACTACTCCTAAAGAAATCGTATCGTTGGATTTTACTTTTTTATTAACGATGGTCATCAAAACAGCTGCAATAAGCATAGAGAATGGATGTTCAACATATTGGAATCTCAAAGCCGCATTTTTCATTACTTCTCCCATGTTTAACCCTCTGCTAAAAGTAGTGATTAGCATAATGATCCCTAATAAAAACTGAACGTGGAAGAAAATCATTGTGAAGAGCGTCGTCTTCTTCAAAAATTTGTTCACTTTTCCGCTGTATCCGAACATCGTAGCCAAAAGTGCAATGATAAATAATGTAACCAAAAGAATTTCAAGGTACCCGAATCCTTTGTGGGCATTAAGTAAAATGTTGTAAAAATCCATAATCCTATTTTTTTGTAGACAAAGATAACAAAAATCCCGGCTCAAAGCCGGGATTCATATTGAGAAAATCTAATGTTGTTATATTATTAGAAATTGAATGATAATGTTGCAGCCCAAGTAGTTCCGAAACCGAAGTAAGCACGGTTACCGGTTGCAATACCATTATACATCATTCCTAACTGCTCGTAAGTCTGATTTTTAGAGTTAAGCGTTTTGTTATCAGCTAAATATCTTGGCTTGTCATCTGCAAATACACTTGTTGCAGAGTCAGAGATATAAACTTTGTCGAACAGGTTATAAACGTTAGCTCCGATCGTGAAATACTGAGCCTGGTCTTTTAATCTGATTTTGTAAGAGAATCCTACATCAAACAGGTTGAAATCAGGTAATTGTAATACTCCTCTTTCCTGAGCAGAAACATTGGTAAATGTTCCGGCATCTACCGTGGAAT contains:
- a CDS encoding aspartate-semialdehyde dehydrogenase, whose amino-acid sequence is MKVAVVGSTGMVGQVMLKVLEERNFPVTELIPVASEKSVGKKVKYKQKEFTIVSMKDAIAAKPDIAIFSAGGSTSLEFAPLFAEAGTTVIDNSSAWRMDPDKKLVVPEINADVLTKKDKIIANPNCSTIQLVMVLGPLNKKYDLKRVIVSTYQSVTGTGKAAVDQLNGEISGDDSIAKVYPYQIFKNALPHCDVFADDDYTKEEIKLMKEPKKILGDDTFNLTATAVRVPVQGGHSESVNIEFENEFELDEVRKILSETPGVIVMDDVKNNHYPMPLYSEGKDEVFVGRIRRDLSQPKTLNLWIVADNLRKGAATNAVQIAEYLVANNLV